The stretch of DNA ACGGTCATCCTGAAGCCCGACGCGCCGCTGCGGCAGATGAAGGAGCTGGCCGCCAACGGCGCCGTCGGCGTGCGCCTGCAACTGCGCAACGTGAAGGACGTGCCCGACCTCACCAGCCCCGAGTACCGCCAGTTCCTGGGCCGCATCGCCGACCTCGGCTGGCACGTGCACCTGCACGACGACAGCTTCCGCCTGCCCAACTACCTGGACGCGCTGGAAGCGTCCGGCGTGAACCTGGTGGTGGACCACTTCGGCCGTCCCGACCGCGGCATCGACGAACCGGGCTTCCAGCGCGTGCTGCGCTCGGTCGAAAAAGGCCGCACCTGGGTGAAGCTGTCCGCATCGTTTCGCCTGCCTTCGGAGGACCTGCGCGTGCAGGCGGCCAACACGCTGCTGCAGCATGCTGGCCCCGAGCGCCTGCTGTGGGGCAGCGACTGGCCCTTTGCCGCTTTCGAGACGACCATGGACTACGGCCAGGCCGTCGCCAGTCTGCAGCGCCTTGTGCCGGACCCGGTGGCGCGCCGCCGCATCGGTTGCGAAACGCCTCTCAAGCTTTACTTCACCTGAGGACCATGGACAAGCAGCAAAGCCTCGCCCTGCGCCAGGAACTGGAATACCTGGCCATCGATTTCTGGCACGAGGTCGACCACCACGGCGGCCGCGACGCGGCGCGCTTCTACGTCGACGACTGCATCTTCGAGACGAGCATCCGCGAATACCGCGGCCGCCAGGCCATCCACGATTTCTACAACCGCCGGCAGGCGCGCGGCGCGCGCGTGTCGCTGCACGTGGTGAACAACTTCCGCATCGAACACCTGGCCGAAGACCGCGTGCGCTGCGAATATGTCATGAG from Ramlibacter agri encodes:
- a CDS encoding nuclear transport factor 2 family protein; translation: MDKQQSLALRQELEYLAIDFWHEVDHHGGRDAARFYVDDCIFETSIREYRGRQAIHDFYNRRQARGARVSLHVVNNFRIEHLAEDRVRCEYVMSLFAADGEPVLPSRPPIMVAIADEVVRQQADGSWLYESRRLKPLFRDDTPTTG
- a CDS encoding amidohydrolase family protein, which gives rise to MPLLPTHVDAPVVDCHAHVWNQDMPLAATAWHRPPGEATIEQYVATLDAHGVTFAVLAAASIHGTYNDYMIEACRRHKRLRTTVILKPDAPLRQMKELAANGAVGVRLQLRNVKDVPDLTSPEYRQFLGRIADLGWHVHLHDDSFRLPNYLDALEASGVNLVVDHFGRPDRGIDEPGFQRVLRSVEKGRTWVKLSASFRLPSEDLRVQAANTLLQHAGPERLLWGSDWPFAAFETTMDYGQAVASLQRLVPDPVARRRIGCETPLKLYFT